A single window of Apodemus sylvaticus chromosome 4, mApoSyl1.1, whole genome shotgun sequence DNA harbors:
- the Tram1l1 gene encoding LOW QUALITY PROTEIN: translocating chain-associated membrane protein 1-like 1 (The sequence of the model RefSeq protein was modified relative to this genomic sequence to represent the inferred CDS: deleted 1 base in 1 codon): MGLRKKNARNPPILSHEFMVQNHADMVSCVGMFFVLGLMFEGTAEMSIVFLTLQHGVVVPAEGLPSGSRTLYHYGVKDLATVFFYMLVAIIIHATIQEYVLDKLSRRLQLTKGKQNKLNEAGQLSVFYIVSGIWGMIILASENCLSDPTLLWKSQPHNMMTFQMKFFYIAQLAYWFHSFPELYFQKARKQDIPGQLIFIGLHLFHIGGAYLLYLNHLGLLLLMLHYAVELLSSVCSLLYFGDERYQKGLSLWPIVFISGRLVTLIVSVITVGLHLAGTNRNGNALSGNVNVLAAKIAVLSSSCSIQVYITWTLTTVWLQRWLEDANLHVCGRKRRSRSRKGTENGVENPNRIDSPPKKKDKAP; this comes from the exons ATGGGGCTCCGCAAGAAGAACGCCAGG AACCCCCCGATACTGAGCCACGAATTCATGGTGCAGAACCACGCGGATATGGTCTCCTGCGTGGGCATGTTCTTCGTGCTGGGACTTATGTTCGAGGGCACGGCCGAGATGTCGATCGTGTTCCTCACCCTGCAGCATGGAGTCGTTGTCCCAGCGGAAGGGCTGCCCTCGGGGTCTAGGACCCTGTACCACTATGGGGTCAAAGATCTGGCCACAGTGTTCTTCTACATGCTGGTGGCCATCATCATCCACGCCACTATTCAGGAGTACGTGCTAGATAAACTCAGCAGGAGACTGCAGCTCAccaaaggcaaacaaaacaagTTGAATGAGGCCGGGCAGCTGAGTGTGTTCTATATAGTGTCTGGTATCTGGGGCATGATCATTCTGGCCTCTGAGAACTGCCTGTCAGACCCCACTCTATTGTGGAAGTCTCAGCCTCACAACATGatgacatttcaaatgaaattttTCTACATCGCACAGTTGGCTTACTGGTTTCATAGTTTTCCGGAGCTCTACTTCCAGAAAGCCAGGAAGCAAGATATCCCGGGTCAGCTCATCTTCATTGGCCTCCACCTCTTCCACATCGGAGGGGCGTATCTGTTGTACTTGAACCACCTGGGCCTGCTGCTTCTGATGCTACACTATGCTGTAGAGCTCCTCTCCAGCGTGTGTAGCCTGCTTTACTTTGGTGATGAGCGGTACCAGAAAGGGCTGTCTTTGTGGCCTATCGTGTTTATATCCGGGAGACTCGTGACATTGATTGTGTCTGTGATTACAGTAGGGCTGCACTTGGCCGGGACAAATCGCAATGGTAATGCTCTCTCTGGTAATGTCAATGTGTTGGCAGCGAAAATCGCCGTTCTGTCCTCGAGTTGCAGTATCCAGGTGTACATAACGTGGACCTTGACTACCGTCTGGCTTCAGAGATGGTTAGAAGATGCGAATCTTCATGTttgtgggaggaagagaaggtccAGGTCGAGAAAAGGCACCGAAAATGGAGTGGAGAATCCGAATAGAATAGATTCTCCaccaaagaagaaagacaaagctCCTTAA